One genomic segment of Candidatus Nitrosocosmicus arcticus includes these proteins:
- a CDS encoding lactonase family protein gives MTEKKTLFAFRIPIFVAALIVPILFMEIDQSYSDGTFVYVSNGEDGDIAVMKLDPKTGDMKMVEKAPAGPNVKHMALSPDHRFLYASIRSEPFSVITYLINSETGNLTQLSKESLPHNMAYISVDQTGRFLLSVSYADAKIAVNPIDPKGFVQSEPVQVISTGPNPHSILVDQSNRFVYVPHLGNDQIKQFLFNESTGVLTPNDPAVVYTKDGSGPRHFDFSPNNRFVYVSNEMDGMVYSYKIDNRTGNLTEIQRISAIPLNISFKPSTPSAGNGAPEMEDGEVTTIGVADIHITPDGRWVYVSERATSTIAAFAVEPHAGNLTHIGSYDTEKTPRGINIDPSSNFVIAAGQESGHVSVHAINQETGELEPLNRYESGKDSNWIEIVEFN, from the coding sequence ATGACAGAAAAAAAAACTTTATTTGCTTTTAGGATTCCCATTTTTGTAGCGGCGCTAATCGTTCCAATTTTATTCATGGAAATAGATCAATCCTATTCGGATGGAACATTTGTGTATGTTTCTAATGGCGAAGATGGAGACATTGCAGTCATGAAGTTAGATCCTAAAACTGGCGATATGAAAATGGTAGAAAAGGCACCTGCTGGACCAAATGTAAAGCATATGGCCTTGAGTCCAGATCATCGATTCCTTTATGCATCGATTCGTTCAGAACCTTTTTCAGTGATTACTTATTTGATTAATTCAGAGACAGGTAACCTGACTCAGCTTTCTAAAGAATCATTGCCCCATAACATGGCATACATCTCCGTAGATCAAACGGGCCGTTTTCTTTTATCTGTATCATATGCAGATGCAAAAATTGCTGTGAATCCAATAGACCCCAAGGGGTTTGTTCAATCAGAACCTGTTCAGGTAATTTCCACAGGTCCTAATCCCCATTCAATACTAGTTGATCAATCAAATCGGTTTGTGTATGTGCCTCATTTGGGAAATGATCAGATAAAACAATTTTTGTTTAATGAATCCACTGGAGTTCTTACACCAAATGATCCAGCTGTTGTGTACACTAAAGATGGTTCTGGACCAAGACATTTTGATTTCTCACCAAATAACAGGTTTGTTTATGTCTCGAATGAAATGGATGGTATGGTTTATTCTTACAAGATAGATAACAGAACAGGGAATTTGACTGAAATCCAGAGAATTTCAGCAATACCTCTCAACATAAGCTTTAAACCTTCAACTCCTTCAGCTGGAAATGGTGCACCAGAAATGGAAGATGGGGAAGTTACTACTATTGGAGTTGCTGATATTCACATTACACCTGATGGCAGATGGGTATACGTAAGTGAAAGAGCTACTAGTACAATTGCTGCATTTGCTGTTGAACCTCACGCAGGGAATTTGACACACATTGGAAGTTATGATACTGAAAAGACGCCACGCGGTATTAACATTGATCCTAGTAGTAATTTTGTGATTGCAGCGGGACAGGAATCAGGTCATGTATCTGTACATGCAATCAATCAAGAGACTGGTGAATTAGAACCCTTGAATCGATATGAGTCAGGTAAAGACTCCAACTGGATTGAAATTGTTGAATTTAATTAA